From Triticum urartu cultivar G1812 chromosome 2, Tu2.1, whole genome shotgun sequence, a single genomic window includes:
- the LOC125533803 gene encoding uncharacterized protein LOC125533803, producing the protein MALSRRLLLFLSLVAITAVTGTSEIIVTRCYPPPTPTVNGSTSAFRRDLLSLLDAVPSATARTGFASMRTGGAFARGLCFGDPAPDPCFRCLSDAGGKITDLCGHANRRAGFLTDGCFLGYSDANASSAGADDDDISGVTFSGDAVPRIDNVDVLKLVAVARSLVPRSANGQVAAADATATASNGYTVRMLAQCATDSAPAECARCLRDSSLQMAKSWRLTLTAGVDVQGSVAAVLGPNCYLRFEISAPPLPVREKIRRIVKDNIVLTVCIGFIVAGVIILLLVHVCRLVTRKLGNAAAAPAAEGKP; encoded by the exons ATGGCGCTCTCCCGCCgccttctcctcttcctctccctcgtCGCCATCACGGCGGTCACCGGCACCTCCGAGATCATCGTGACCAGGTGCTACCCGCCGCCGACGCCCACTGTCAACGGCAGCACCAGCGCGTTCCGGCGCGATCTCCTCTCGCTGCTCGACGCCGTCCCCTCGGCCACCGCGCGGACGGGCTTCGCCTCCATGCGGACCGGCGGCGCGTTCGCCCGCGGCCTCTGCTTCGGCGACCCCGCGCCAGACCCGTGCTTCCGCTGCCTGTCTGACGCCGGCGGGAAGATCACCGACCTGTGCGGACACGCCAACCGGCGCGCGGGCTTCCTGACCGACGGCTGCTTCCTGGGCTACTCCGACGCCAACGCGTCCTCCGCCGGCGCGGACGACGACGACATCAGTGGCGTGACATTCTCCGGCGACGCCGTCCCACGCATCGACAACGTCGACGTGCTGAAGCTCGTTGCCGTGGCGCGGTCCCTGGTCCCGCGGTCCGCGAACGGCCAGGTGGCCGCCGCCGACGCGACTGCCACGGCGAGCAACGGCTACACGGTGCGCATGCTGGCACAGTGCGCGACGGACAGCGCCCCGGCGGAGTGCGCCCGGTGCCTGCGGGATTCGTCGCTGCAGATGGCCAAGAGCTGGAGGCTCACGCTCACCGCCGGCGTCGACGTGCAAGGAAGCGTGGCCGCGGTTCTCGGCCCGAACTGCTACCTCCGCTTCGAGATATCGGCACCGCCGCTGCCCGTGAGAGAGAAGATTC GGAGGATCGTAAAGGATAACATCGTCCTGACTGTGTGCATTGGCTTCATCGTCGCCGGGGTTATCATCCTGCTGCTAGTTCATGTCTGCCGCCTGGTGACGAGGAAGCTCGGGAATGCTGCAGCCGCACCAG CGGCAGAAGGGAAGCCATGA